CCCAACACAACCAGCAAGGACTCAGTATAAAACATCTTCACGCCGAACGTTTCCGCCGCCAGCCCAAATGGAAATACTGGACAAATCTCTCGGAATACGCCGTAATCAACCATTGGGAAAATGGCGTTAGGCAAGAACACGGAGTACCGTCACGTCTCTTTCACCTTACCACTCCACTCAAATTCAGGGATTTTCTTTCCTGAGTCACATTCCCGCCTGCCGAACCATTTTGCGTTGACCGGGTTTTTTATCCTGTTTTATGTTCAAGCGAAGCCTACGCACAAAAGTCAGGATACCGCCCCTTGCCTCCGGCGCCACAGCCGTCACGCCCCCCTTACAGCTTATGCCCCTTTCCGTGCCCGAACAGGAATGGTTTGAGCCGCAACGTTTCGCTATTGACGCCTTTGACCGCTACCTGATGATTCCCTCGTCCCGCTATCCGCACCTTACGGTAATGTTAGAGCGTTGCGATTACCGCGAATCCGAAACTCTGCTGACCGTCAAGCGCATGCACTACTCCAAAGGCCCTACGCATCCGCGGTATTTTTACGAAGAGCGCCAAGGGAAATTCAAGGCCCTGTATTCCCACGCCGACCAAGAAAGCGTAGACCGAGAGGTCAACTCCCTGCTGGCCGAAGCGGGCTTTGACAAACTGCGCGTAAGTCCCGGAAGCTGGAGCCCCGCCGAGCAGGACACCGACTGGCGAAGGCGGGAATGGGAAGCGCCCCGAGAGAAAAAGCCCGAAGTATCCGCCGAAGAGACTGTTTCTGTTTTACCAGAAGAGACGGAAGAGGAAAAACGCCAGCGCAAAACTTTCGAGATCAACATTCTCCTTGAGCTGGCGGACGAATACCTTGAAGGCTACGGCCAAGGCAAACGGGCTAAAATAAACGCCGAACTGGAAGAGACTTTCGAAATGGTGTCCAGGTTTCCGGATACGGCCAGCATGAACAAAGTGGCCGCTCAGATTAACGAGCGGGGACATTTCTCCGATTTTTCGAAAAAAAGCCTGCGCCAACACGACCTTGACGTTTACCTCTGGCGCTACGAACGCTGTCTGGAACTGGTGGAAACAAGAGCCTATCCGCCTCTGGAAGAATACCTGGACCGCATGCGAATCCCTTATAGCGTGGAAGCCGCCGGCGAAGACGAACTTATAGACGGTGTGGAAAGCCAAGCCGTTTGGGCCGTTCACGCTTATTATTACAAATTCCTATTTTTGGAACTCGGCAACGAATTCAGAAAAATGATCGGCATCCTCGGTCATTTGCTCCCGGCTATCCACGCTTTCAACGATCCTTTTATGCGAGATTTGCTCAACTTCAAACCTGCTCATTCCCGCCTATTGGAATGGCAAGACGCCCTGCAATATTACCGAAGCATAGAACCGTGGGTAAGACAGGCCGAAAAGGAAAGAACGCTGATGGTTTCGATCCTGAAAACCGTGGCCGAAGAGGAGCACGTGGAAAAACGCCAACATATCCTAATAAAAAAAATATACGAGAAGCTCCGCCAACACGCCGACCGGCTTTTCGAAGAACTACGGGGACATTCGGGCTATACGGCACCCAAAGTCCATTATCCTTACAAACCTATTTTTGAGGATGTGAAACCTATTGAGAATGGAAAACCGTAATCGAAAGAGATGAAAAACGTGAAAACAGGGGCCTCCCGTCTCCACGTTTTTATTTTATTCCATTGAAAACAAAACAGATACAGACTATTTATTCTGTTCTCTTTACGCTTTACAAAGAATCACCTAACCTATATTTCTTTCTCCATAGAAACCGTAACCGGCCAGCCGGCAAACTGCTTGGCGTCGGGCGAGGTTACGTCCACGTTTCTTGGCCAGCATTCGAAGGTAACTTCGCGCTTTTCCTTATCGAAACGGATCAGGCCATAGCCCGCCCCGTTCGAATCGGTGTCGGGATTGGCGTAGGCGTGCATGGTAATGCGATTGTCGAAGCCGTCACGGTATTGGCCAGTCCAAGGTAGTTTATCATTGCCGTTTTTACCGGCTTTTTCGTCGGCAGGCCACCACCAACGGCTATAAATACTATTCACTATCGCAGGCCCCACAAAAGCCCATGGCCCGTCGTCAAATTCGTCGATCCCATGGCGAACTACAGTAGCCAAATGCTGGTCACCGGCAATGTGTACGGCATTAGCTCTTTTAATCGCTCTTAGAGCTTTGTTTCGTCCGGTTTGTGGCCACCCATTCGAATCCATATCGGCGTGCAAACGCTGAGCCTTTTTACCATGAAGGTGCGCTCCGCCACAGAATCCCGTCTGCGACAAAACCGCTTTCATATTCTGGGTTCCAGTCTTTCCCCAAGCGTCCAAAAAGGCCAACTGGCGATCGCCCAACAGTTTAAGCCCCTCTACATCAATTGATTTCGGGTCGTAATCAGGATTGAGGATATGGTCCGGTCTCGGGCCTTGCTGCGGTATTTTTCCCTTTGGCCCGGACTTAAACTTACGGTCTTCGATTATGGCGAAATCCACGCCGCCCACTACCAGGTTAGTATAATATACGCCTATACCGCGCAACACCGGAGTAGGGTCATAAGGATCTGGCAGGTTGGCCGTTTGGCAACGCTCAACCATCTTCACGTATTCCGGGTGGAAAAAATATCCGCCGTCATTTCCGGCCGACGAAGAGGCTTTCTTACCGCTTTCGCCCCAAAGGTTTCCTTGCCCGATATCATGGTCATCGGGAATACTGATGCACGGACGATTGCGGAATGTTTCCCTAAACTGCATCCCGAATTTCAGCCAAGCGGCGGTATGCTCCTTATGGTCGTAAGACTGGTCCCCGGCAAAAAAAATCAGATCGGGATTCTGCGCTTCAATATTGCGGACATATTTATCACGAGGGCCACGGTCCTTTTTACTGTTACAGGAAAGCGCTGCCAAAACGATATTCTTCTTGTTGACAGGGTCTTTGCGCACAAGCCCTTCAAAACTTGCCTTCTTCCCATGCAGGATTCTGTAAGGCACATCGAGCGAATGGTCCCAATTCTCCACCCTAAACAATGCGGACCATCCCAAATCGTTTACCTTTTCCCGCGCTATTTCCGTCCACTTGCCGTCACGTTTTACCTCAAGCCGTACTTCGCGGGTCTCGTCAGGGTATAAAGGAAAAAGTTGAGCCGACAGCTTAAGCGTCCCGTTTGATACGGTATAAAGACCGAAGGCCACCACATCTTCTCGCTTTACCTTCAAATCGATGATTCCCCCTTGTTTCCGGTTCCACCAATCATTGATGGCCAGAATATCCACATTCTTAAACGGAGCAATTACTGGCGGTTTCATTTCCGACAGGTCCCTATTCTTTTTACTTGAACAGGACATTCCCGCCAAACAGGCCATAAAGAACAAGCCAATCCAAAAAACTCTCATAGTTTAATCATTAATTAATAAAAAAAACAGCTAGACAAAACACAAACAACTGTAAAACAACGTATTCCGCCATAGGGCAATTATATCCAATGTCACTTACACACTCGGTCAAAACTTACCTAAAAACCCGAAAACTGTGCCCGGAAAACATAATTGACAAGATAGATACGCCAATTGGGATCAATATGCAGTAAGTAAAAGCATGTGACGAAAGGCTGAGAAAGGACTGCCTCCGGCTAGCCATAAAGAAACCGCATTGTCATCGCAAAGTAATTTTCCAACACAAAATGTATCCAATAGCCGGAACCGTGGGACACTCACCTACGATGCTGTGGTTTTTCGTTTTTCGCAAGCGTTTCGTCCCTCGAATTAGCCAAATCGTTACTTTGTCTCATCGATTTTTTGGGCGGACCAGCCACTTGCGCTTGGTCTTTCCGGCATATTGCCGTGTTATTTTCGTTCGTTTTTTTCATTATTTTAAAAGTAGCCATGGATTCAAAAAAGCGACTTGTGTTAGTCGATGCGCTCAGGGGATGGGCGCTATTTATGATCGTATTGATTCATTTTGTCGAAAAGTTTAATTTTTACATCCCGCCTGAAGTTAACTGGTTATTTTCGCCAGAGACGGATCGGGCCGTATTTGAGTACACATTCCTGTTAATCAGCGGAAAAGCATATTCCATATTCGCTTTATTGTTCGGGTTAAGCTTCTTTATTCAGCTCAACAACCAAGAGTCGCGTGGCGTGGATTTCCGAAAGCGCTTTCTTTGGCGCCTGTTCGTCCTGATGGTAT
This Fulvitalea axinellae DNA region includes the following protein-coding sequences:
- a CDS encoding alkaline phosphatase D family protein, yielding MRVFWIGLFFMACLAGMSCSSKKNRDLSEMKPPVIAPFKNVDILAINDWWNRKQGGIIDLKVKREDVVAFGLYTVSNGTLKLSAQLFPLYPDETREVRLEVKRDGKWTEIAREKVNDLGWSALFRVENWDHSLDVPYRILHGKKASFEGLVRKDPVNKKNIVLAALSCNSKKDRGPRDKYVRNIEAQNPDLIFFAGDQSYDHKEHTAAWLKFGMQFRETFRNRPCISIPDDHDIGQGNLWGESGKKASSSAGNDGGYFFHPEYVKMVERCQTANLPDPYDPTPVLRGIGVYYTNLVVGGVDFAIIEDRKFKSGPKGKIPQQGPRPDHILNPDYDPKSIDVEGLKLLGDRQLAFLDAWGKTGTQNMKAVLSQTGFCGGAHLHGKKAQRLHADMDSNGWPQTGRNKALRAIKRANAVHIAGDQHLATVVRHGIDEFDDGPWAFVGPAIVNSIYSRWWWPADEKAGKNGNDKLPWTGQYRDGFDNRITMHAYANPDTDSNGAGYGLIRFDKEKREVTFECWPRNVDVTSPDAKQFAGWPVTVSMEKEI